Proteins encoded within one genomic window of Anopheles gambiae chromosome 3, idAnoGambNW_F1_1, whole genome shotgun sequence:
- the LOC1269465 gene encoding teneurin-m isoform X5, with protein sequence MGCLLDGVPPSAPPDVPPRNPTMNRMNGRVTGNPTELGVDFEPSCLVRTPSGNVYIPSGNLAINNKGSPIDYKTGSACSTPTKDTLKSYDRNCMGPVLPPRSTMCGPPAHHYSAPLNFRKGFTFTKCTWKCTAILVILLSVILVITLLLTASNVLSISYPTTNPCTVLVDEKAEISAAKSTIADANRAGIPGGGGDGLGLDQSALAPSASGRPKSIAADESSPGGSASGSSSLSAASTAATGKAAGTGGTAGTGTVPDKQTVASLRSVELLHAVADSGDGRGSGGGSGSSSTMVVVKRSRRQAPGDIVTGTDTTASSTDRNGDRADDNDLLHASVGTVELVALPSTPVFDQYGELDDPPESPATANLLVETAVNSETVYDGRDGDGLSVGGEDISLPPEDNGTFITNDNDLSPVGAPVESSTEQAIIDARPTTEDEKWANDDPSAAVVYAHVPLDQSEVALVSLEDGLELGRERDKHYYKTIEQVAIKAGDDDDGDASKLQEEVRIHTLPPSVVPVQPTAVPVYLINEPNGTSSSREDASNGAQEELPRLLVNISIATDHGSGTVQHSVYVLQVSIPTPPEHMPRPPVESPESPPPPANLAVPPPVQCPPEPPPAPPCPIKCPSDSAFARYRVVAVPVEDDSEFVEIDEDGLEGELVDTGLGEPSSTEPPEALTEANDGLTQEFTTAQRLPELTADEQEEGKHDDDEATTSSSLSSVVASTTSAAQCPEVTPPPILILEGARTFPARSFPPDGTTFSQITLGQRLSKEIPPYSYWNMQFYQSEPAYVKFDYSIPRGASIGVYARRNALPTHTQYHFKEVLSGFNARQTRATHPSMRREVTRYMEPGHWFLSIYNDDGDAQEIAFYAVVAEDMTQNCPNGCSGNGQCLLGHCQCNPGFGGDDCSESVCPVLCSQRGEYINGECQCNPGWKGKECSLRHDECEVPDCNGHGHCVSGKCGCVRGYKGKYCEEVDCPHPTCTGHGFCAEGTCICKKGWKGPDCATMDQDALQCLPDCSGHGTFDLDTQTCTCEPKWSGEDCSKELCDLNCGQHGRCVGETCSCDAGWGGEYCNNKLCDPRCNEHGQCKNGTCLCVTGWNGKHCTLEGCPSGCSQHGQCHVSGELMWECRCYEGWDGADCSVPLEQNCGDNKDNDRDGLVDCEDPECCGSHSCKTSQLCVSAPKPIDVLLRKQPPAITASFFERMKFLIDEGSLQNYAKLETFNESVFWNHFNASRSAVIRGRVVTSLNMGLVGVRVSTSTPLEGFTLTRDDGWFDLMVNGGGAITLQFGRSPFRPQTRIVQVPWNEVVIIDTVVMSTSDDKSHHGPPHTCFSHDYDLMKPVVLATWKHGFQGACPDRSAILAESQVIQESLAIPGTGLNLVYHSSRAAGYLSTIKLQLTPDVIPPTLKLIYLRITIEGILFERVFEADPGIKFTYPWNRLNIYRQRVYGITTAVVKVGYQYTDCKDVVWDVQTTKLSGHDMSISEVGGWNLDIHHRYNFHEGILQKGDGSNIYLKHKPRVILTAMGDGHQRPLECGDCNGVATKQRLLAPVALAAAPDGSLYVGDFNYIRRIMIDGTVRTVVKLNATRVSYRYHMALSPLDGSLYVSDPESHQIIKVRNKDDTHDPDHNWEPVVGSGERCLPGDEAHCGDGGLARDAKLAYPKGVAISSDNILYFADGTNIRMVDRDGVISTLIGNHMHKSHWKPVPCEGTLKIEEMHLRWPTELTINPLDDTLHIIDDHMILRMTPDGRVRVIAGRPMHCATAGGSGTGVSTGVSGASSVASLSYDTDLAIHATLVMPQSIAFAPSGDLYVAESDSQRINRIRVIGTDGKISPYAGAESKCNCLERGCDCYEADHYLAISAKFNTISAITVTPDGHVHIADQANYRIRSVISSLPEAGTSKEYEIYAPNAQEIYVFNRFGQHIATKNIMTGETVYSFLYNVNTSNGKLSTVTDAAGNKVFLLRDYTSQVNSIENTKGQKCRLRMTRMKMLHELNTPDNYNVTFEYHGPTGLLKTKLDSTGRSYVYNYDEFGRLTSAVTPTGKVIDLTFDLSVQGATVKVTENSQREVSMLIQGSSVVSKVGEAATKTTVMLDGGTTSVSPWGNAVSVESVPYVLLAEVDPLLGESYPVPSKQRTEINGDLSNRFEWRYFIRHVPVRGKNARTLTQVGRKLRVNGENLLTFEYEKDTSSITVSVDDKTELLNVTYDKSSRPIAYRPQSGEYADVDLEYDRFGRLISWKWGNLKEEYTFDRAGRLNEIKYGDGSSIVYAFKDTFSSLPLKVTTPRRSDYLLQYDDAGALQSLTTPRGHIHAFSLQTSLGFFKYQYYSPINRHPFEILYSDEGQILAKIHPHQSGKVAFVHDSAGRLETILAGLSSTQYTYQESTSLVKQVEVLEPGFELRREFKYHAGVLKDEKLKFGSKSGLASAHFKYQYDGNARLSGIEMDVNGKELPIVRFKYGPAQGTLDAVSDLRITRNAFNRTVVQDTSKQFFTITDFDEHGRVKSVLINIKSFDVYRLELDYDLRNRIRTHKVMVGRSTSLDKVNYNADGHVMEVVGTNSWKYVYDENGNIIGILEQGDKTNLGYDTGDRVVQVGDVEFNSYDARGYVVRRGEQKYRYNNRGQLIHAMERDRFQTWYFYDDLGRLVACHDEKGNVTQYFYANLNAPELITHIHYPKAGRTSRLLYDDRHMLIAIETGDQRYYVATDQNGSPIALFDVGGAIVKEIRRTPFGKIVKDTNPGLFVPIDFHGGLLDPNTRLVYMEQRLYDTGVGQWMTPAWEQLATEMRHPTDVFIYRFHNNDPINRREPEGNYMNDLRSWLKLFGYDVTKMQGSRYTRDMIYRPTATIKSPQLAPDFGVMSGLQCIVEKVDEKFADFGFIPKPLLKMELKTRNLLPRVAYRRGVFGEGVLISRIDGRALVSVVDGSNSVVQDVVSSVFNNSHFLDLHFSIHDQDVFYFVKDNVMKLRDDTEELRRLGGMFNISAHEINDHGGANGKELRLHGPDAVVIIKYGVDPEQERHRILKHAHKRAVERAWELEKQLVAAGFQGRGDWTEEEKEELISHGDVDGWIGVDIHSIHKYPQLADDPGNVAFQRDSKRKRRKSGGTSSGGGGGGHKAKREHRHETIILPLSVASVAPSTSVPTSSMSSATSTSASAPASSSVASSASAASSSAPTSASSVPSSVPAVVVTSASAATVRPSAST encoded by the exons CAATTAACAACAAAGGCTCACCGATAGACTACAAGACCGGGTCCGCCTGCTCGACACCGACGAAGGACACGCTGAAAAGCTACGATCGCAACTGCATGGGTCCGGTACTGCCGCCCCGCAGCACGATGTGCGGACCGCCGGCCCACCACTACTCGGCCCCGCTCAACTTCCGCAAGGGCTTCACCTTCACCAAATGTACATGGAAGTGTACCGCTATCTTAGTGATACTATTAAGTGTTATACTCGTTATAACATTATTATTAACAG CATCTAACGTTTTAAGTATATCATATCCAACCACCAACCCCTGTACAGTTCTAGTCGACGAGAAGGCAGAAATCTCCGCAGCCAAAAGCACGATAGCGGACGCGAACCGGGCCGGCATaccgggcggcggcggtgacGGCCTCGGCCTCGACCAGTCCGCCCTGGCGCCGTCCGCTTCCGGTCGGCCGAAATCGATCGCGGCCGATGAATCGTCCCCCGGCGGTTCGGCGTCCGGTTCGTCCTCGCTATCGGCCGCCTCGACGGCAGCGACCGGCAAGGCAGCTGGTACCGGCGGCACGGCAGGCACAGGTACAGTACCCGATAAGCAGACTGTTGCATCCCTTCGTTCGGTAGAGTTGTTGCACGCAGTAGCTGATAGTGGTGACGGTAgaggtagtggtggtggtagtggtagtagcaGCACGATGGTTGTAGTTAAGCGTTCCCGCCGTCAGGCACCGGGTGACATCGTCACCGGAACTGAcaccaccgccagcagcaCTGACCGCAACGGCGACCGGGCTGATGATAACGATTTGTTGCATGCTTCGGTGGGCACTGTTGAGCTCGTAGCGCTTCCTTCCACCCCCGTCTTCGATCAGTACGGGGAGCTGGACGATCCTCCAGAATCTCCTGCCACGGCTAATTTGCTTGTGGAAACGGCTGTCAACAGTGAAACCGTTTACGATGGACGGGACGGTGATGGGCTTTCGGTCGGCGGTGAAGACATCAGCCTCCCACCGGAAGATAATGGCACTTTTATCACTAATGATAATGACTTGTCTCCTGTTGGTGCGCCGGTGGAGTCTTCCACGGAGCAAGCTATTATTGACGCACGACCGACGACCGAGGATGAGAAATGGGCCAACGATGACCCATCGGCTGCGGTGGTGTACGCGCACGTACCGCTAGACCAGTCCGAGGTAGCGCTGGTAAGCCTCGAGGATGGTCTGGAGCTGGGCAGGGAGCGTGATAAGCACTACTACAAAACCATCGAACAGGTGGCGATCAAAGcgggcgatgatgatgacggtgatgcATCGAAGCTTCAGGAAGAGGTAAGAATTCACACACTCCCCCCGTCGGTGGTTCCGGTGCAGCCAACGGCCGTGCCGGTGTACCTTATCAACGAACCAAACGGTACGTCATCTTCCCGCGAAGATGCCTCAAACGGAGCTCAAGAGGAGCTGCCCCGACTGCTGGTAAACATTTCCATCGCCACCGATCACGGCTCGGGCACCGTGCAGCACTCCGTCTACGTCCTGCAGGTGTCTATCCCAACACCGCCGGAACATATGCCACGACCCCCGGTAGAGTCTCCAgagtcaccaccaccaccggcgaaCTTGGCTGTTCCGCCCCCCGTACAGTGTCCACCGGAACCACCGCCAGCACCACCCTGCCCAATCAAATGTCCCTCGGATTCGGCTTTCGCTCGCTATCGCGTCGTCGCCGTACCGGTCGAGGACGATAGCGAGTTTGTCGAGATTGATGAGGATGGTTTGGAGGGCGAGTTGGTGGATACCGGACTGGGTGAACCATCATCCACCGAGCCGCCCGAAGCGCTCACGGAAGCCAACGATGGTTTGACGCAAGAATTTACCACAGCCCAACGGCTGCCTGAACTTACTGCTGATGAGCAGGAGGAGGGGAAGCATGATGATGACGAAGCTACTACTAGCTCCAGCCTCAGTAGCGTAGTAGCGTCGACCACATCCGCAGCGCAATGTCCCGAGGTAACGCCACCGCCCATTCTCATCCTGGAAG GTGCAAGAACGTTCCCGGCGCGAAGCTTCCCACCGGACGGTACCACCTTCTCGCAGATCACGCTCGGCCAGCGGCTGTCGAAGGAGATCCCACCGTACAGCTACTGGAACATGCAGTTCTACCAGTCGGAGCCGGCGTACGTCAAGTTCGATTACAGCATCCCCCGGGGCGCCTCGATAGGTGTGTACGCGCGCCGCAACGCCCTGCCGACGCACACGCAGTATCACTTCAAAGAGGTCCTGAGCGGATTCAATGCGCGCCAGACACGTGCCACTCAC CCATCGATGCGTCGAGAGGTCACCCGCTACATGGAGCCGGGCCACTGGTTCCTGTCAATCTACAACGACGATGGTGACGCGCAGGAGATTGCGTTCTACGCGGTCGTCGCGGAGGATATGACCCAGAACTGCCCGAACGGCTGCTCCGGCAATGGTCAGTGTCTGCTCGGACACTGCCAGTGCAATCCCGGCTTCGGTGGCGACGATTGCAGTGAGA GCGTCTGTCCCGTCCTGTGCTCGCAGCGTGGCGAATACATTAACGGCGAATGTCAGTGCAATCCGGGCTGGAAGGGCAAGGAGTGCTCGCTGCGTCACGATGAGTGCGAAGTGCCGGACTGCAATGGCCACGGACACTGCGTCAGCGGCAAGTGCGGCTGTGTGCGCGGCTACAAGGGCAAATACTGTGAAGAAG TTGACTGTCCCCATCCGACCTGTACCGGGCATGGGTTCTGTGCCGAGGGTACCTGCATCTGCAAGAAGGGCTGGAAGGGCCCGGACTGTGCCACGATGGACCAGGACGCACTGCAATGTCTGCCCGACTGCTCCGGCCACGGTACGTTCGATCTGGACACGCAAACCTGCACCTGCGAGCCCAAGTGGAGCGGTGAGGATTGCTCCAAGGAGCTGTGCGATCTGAACTGTGGCCAGCACGGGCGATGCGTCGGCGAGACGTGCAGCTGTGATGCCGGATGGGGCGGCGAGTACTGCAACAACAAGCTGTGCGACCCACGGTGCAACGAGCATGGCCAGTGCAAGAACGGAACCTGCCTGTGCGTGACCGGATGGAACGGGAAGCACTGCACACTGGAAGGATGTCCGAGCGG CTGCTCCCAGCACGGCCAGTGTCATGTGAGTGGCGAGCTGATGTGGGAATGTCGCTGCTACGAGGGCTGGGACGGTGCCGACTGTTCGGTACCGCTCGAACAAAACTGTGGCGACAATAAGGATAACGATCGTG ATGGCCTAGTCGACTGTGAAGATCCGGAGTGCTGCGGCAGTCACTCGTGCAAAACGAGCCAACTGTGCGTGTCCGCCCCGAAACCGATCGACGTGCTGCTGCGCAAGCAACCGCCCGCCATTACCGCCTCCTTCTTCGAGCGCATGAAGTTCCTGATCGACGAGGGTAGCCTGCAGAACTACGCCAAGCTGGAAACGTTCAACGAAAG CGTTTTTTGGAATCATTTTAATGCAAG CCGTTCCGCCGTCATACGTGGGCGCGTAGTTACCTCGCTCAACATGGGACTGGTCGGAGTGCGTGTCAGCACCTCGACCCCGCTGGAAGGCTTCACCCTAACCCGGGACGATGGGTGGTTCGATCTGATGGTGAACGGTGGCGGTGCTATCACGCTCCAGTTTGGCCGCTCGCCCTTCCGACCGCAGACGCGCATCGTTCAGGTACCCTGGAATGAGGTCGTCATCATCGACACGGTTGTGATGTCCACCTCGGACGACAAATCGCACCATGGGCCACCGCACACTTGCTTTTCGCACGACTACGATCTCATGAAGCCGGTTGTGTTGGCCACGTGGAAGCATGGATTCCAGGGAGCTTGCCCTGATCGTAGTGCCATTTTGGCAGAGTCGCAAGTCATCCAGGAATCGCTCGCCATCCCCGGAACTGGGCTAAACCTTGTCTACCATAGCTCCCGTGCGGCTGGCTATCTGTCGACGATTAAGCTGCAGCTCACACCGGACGTGATCCCGCCGACCCTGAAGCTCATCTATCTGCGCATCACTATCGAGGGCATTCTGTTCGAGCGTGTGTTTGAAGCGGACCCGGGCATTAAGTTCACCTACCCCTGGAATCGGCTCAACATCTACCGGCAGCGTGTGTACGGCATCACGACTGCGGTCGTTAAGGTGGGCTACCAGTACACCGACTGCAAGGACGTGGTGTGGGACGTGCAGACGACGAAGCTGAGCGGGCACGACATGAGCATCTCGGAGGTGGGAGGCTGGAACCTGGACATTCACCATCGGTACAACTTCCACGAGGGCATCCTGCAGAAGGGCGATGGGTCGAACATTTACCTGAAGCACAAGCCGCGCGTTATACTGACCGCGATGGGCGATGGACATCAGCGACCGCTCGAGTGTGGTGATTGCAATGGTGTGGCGACGAAGCAGCGACTGCTGGCGCCGGTTGCGCTAGCGGCAGCCCCGGACGGCAGTCTTTACGTTGGGGACTTTAACTACATCCGACGGATCATGATCGACGGTACGGTACGGACGGTGGTGAAGCTGAATGCGACGCGCGTCTCTTACCGCTATCATATGGCGTTGAGTCCGCTGGATGGATCGCTGTACGTTTCGGACCCCGAGTCGCATCAGATCATCAAGGTGCGCAACAAGGACGATACGCACGATCCCGATCACAACTGGGAGCCGGTGGTGGGCAGTGGCGAACGCTGTCTTCCCGGCGACGAAGCTCACTGTGGAGATGGCGGGCTGGCACGAGATGCGAAGCTTGCCTATCCGAAGGGTGTGGCGATATCGTCAGACAACATTCTGTACTTTGCCGATGGTACGAACATTCGCATGGTGGATCGTGATGGTGTGATCAGCACACTGATCGGCAACCATATGCACAAATCCCACTGGAAGCCAGTCCCGTGTGAGGGTACTCTAAAGATTGAGGAGATGCATCTGCGTTGGCCGACAGAACTGACGATCAATCCGCTGGATGATACGCTGCACATAATCGACGATCATATGATCCTGCGAATGACACCGGACGGTCGAGTTAGAGTCATTGCTGGAAGGCCGATGCACTGTGCCACTGCTGGTGGATCCGGCACGGGTGTTAGCACGGGTGTAAGTGGAGCCTCCTCTGTTGCTTCGCTCAGCTACGACACAGATCTTGCGATCCACGCAACACTCGTTATGCCGCAGAGCATTGCCTTTGCTCCTTCTGGTGATCTTTACGTGGCGGAAAGTGACTCTCAGCGCATCAACCGTATCCGCGTGATCGGAACAGACGGGAAGATATCTCCATACGCCGGTGCAGAGTCAAAGTGTAACTGTCTCGAGCGAGGATGCGATTGCTATGAAGCCGACCACTACCTAGCGATCAGTGCGAAGTTTAACACAATCTCTGCCATTACTGTGACACCAGACGGACATGTTCACATCGCGGATCAGGCCAACTATCGCATCCGCTCCGTTATTTCAAGTCTTCCGGAAGCGGGAACCTCCAAGGAGTACGAGATCTACGCCCCGAACGCACAGGAGATCTACGTCTTCAATCGCTTCGGGCAGCACATCGCAACCAAGAACATCATGACGGGCGAGACGGTGTACAGCTTCCTGTACAACGTGAACACCTCGAACGGCAAGCTGAGCACGGTGACGGATGCGGCGGGAAATAAGGTGTTCCTGCTGCGCGACTACACCTCCCAGGTGAACTCGATCGAGAACACCAAGGGTCAAAAGTGTCGGCTGCGCATGACGCGCATGAAGATGCTGCACGAGCTAAACACACCGGACAACTACAACGTCACGTTTGAGTACCACGGGCCTACTGGGCTGCTGAAGACGAAGCTTGATTCGACTGGTCGTTCGTACGTGTACAATTACGATGAGTTTGGAAGGCTAACGTCGGCGGTGACGCCCACTGGCAAGGTGATTGATCTGACGTTTGATCTGAGCGTGCAGGGCGCCACCGTGAAGGTGACGGAGAACTCGCAGCGCGAAGTGTCGATGCTGATCCAGGGCTCGTCGGTGGTGTCGAAGGTGGGAGAAGCGGCTACCAAGACGACGGTAATGCTCGACGGTGGTACTACGAGCGTTTCCCCCTGGGGTAACGCCGTGTCGGTTGAGTCTGTCCCGTACGTACTGCTTGCGGAAGTTGATCCACTTCTCGGTGAAAGCTACCCGGTACCCTCGAAACAACGCACAGAGATCAATGGTGATCTTTCGAATCGCTTCGAGTGGCGTTACTTCATCCGCCATGTACCGGTGAGGGGCAAGAAtgcacgcacactcacacaggtTGGAAGGAAGTTGCGCGTAAACGGAGAAAACCTGCTCACGTTTGAGTACGAGAAGGATACATCCTCGATCACAGTCTCCGTGGACGATAAGACCGAGCTGCTGAACGTTACGTACGATAAGTCATCGCGCCCGATCGCGTACAGACCACAGTCGGGCGAGTACGCGGACGTCGATCTGGAGTACGATCGGTTCGGCCGGTTGATCTCGTGGAAGTGGGGCAACCTGAAGGAGGAGTACACGTTCGATCGGGCCGGTCGGCTGAACGAGATCAAGTACGGTGACGGCAGCTCGATCGTGTACGCGTTCAAGGACACGTTCAGTAGTTTGCCGCTCAAGGTGACGACACCGCGCCGGTCGGACTATCTGCTGCAGTACGATGATGCGGGTGCGCTACAATCCCTCACGACTCCACGCGGACACATTCACGCGTTCTCGCTGCAAACTTCGCTCGGGTTCTTCAAGTATCAGTACTATTCGCCGATCAATCGACATCCGTTTGAGATTTTGTACAGCGATGAGGGACAGATACTGGCGAAGATTCATCCACATCAGAGCGGGAAGGTGGCGTTCGTGCATGACAGTGCTGGAAGGTTGGAGACGATCCTGGCCGGGTTGTCCTCCACGCAGTACACGTACCAGGAGAGCACGAGTCTGGTGAAGCAAGTGGAGGTGCTCGAGCCTGGATTTGAGTTGCGGCGCGAGTTCAAGTACCATGCCGGGGTGTTGAAGGACGAGAAGCTGAAGTTTGGCTCGAAGAGTGGACTGGCGTCGGCACACTTCAAGTATCAGTACGATGGCAATGCCAGGCTCAGTGGCATCGAGATGGATGTGAACGGGAAGGAGCTGCCGATCGTGAGGTTCAAGTACGGGCCGGCTCAAGGTACGCTGGATGCGGTGAGCGATCTGCGCATCACCCGCAACGCCTTCAATCGTACCGTGGTGCAGGACACCTCGAAACAATTCTTCACGATTACTGACTTTGACGAGCATGGCCGGGTGAAGAGTGTGCTGATCAACATCAAGTCGTTTGATGTGTACCGGCTGGAGCTGGATTACGATCTGCGGAACCGTATCCGCACGCACAAGGTGATGGTGGGCCGGTCGACTTCCCTCGACAAGGTGAACTACAACGCGGACGGGCACGTGATGGAAGTAGTTGGCACGAACAGCTGGAAGTACGTGTACGATGAGAATGGTAACATCATTGGCATTCTGGAGCAGGGTGATAAGACGAATCTCGGCTACGATACGGGTGATCGGGTGGTGCAGGTTGGAGATGTTGAGTTCAATAGCTACGATGCACGTGGATACGTAGTGCGCCGAGGTGAGCAGAAGTATCGCTACAACAACCGGGGTCAGTTGATCCATGCGATGGAGCGCGATCGGTTCCAGACGTGGTACTTCTACGATGATCTCGGCCGGCTGGTGGCGTGCCACGATGAGAAGGGCAATGTGACGCAGTACTTCTACGCGAATCTGAACGCACCGGAGCTGATCACGCACATCCACTACCCGAAGGCGGGCCGTACATCTAGACTGCTGTACGACGATCGGCACATGTTGATCGCCATCGAGACGGGTGATCAGCGGTACTACGTGGCTACGGATCAGAACGGTTCACCGATTGCACTGTTCGATGTCGGTGGTGCGATCGTGAAGGAGATCCGCCGCACTCCGTTCGGCAAGATTGTGAAGGACACCAATCCGGGACTGTTCGTGCCGATTGATTTCCACGGTGGACTGCTCGATCCCAACACGCGGCTAGTGTACATGGAGCAGCGGCTGTACGATACGGGCGTGGGCCAGTGGATGACACCAGCCTGGGAGCAGCTGGCGACGGAGATGCGCCACCCGACGGACGTGTTTATCTACCGGTTCCACAACAATGATCCGATCAATCGGCGCGAACCGGAGGGTAACTACATGAACGATCTGCGCTCCTGGCTGAAGCTGTTCGGGTACGACGTGACGAAGATGCAGGGATCGCGGTACACGCGGGACATGATCTACCGGCCGACGGCCACGATCAAGTCGCCCCAGCTGGCGCCCGACTTTGGCGTCATGTCCGGGCTGCAGTGCATCGTGGAGAAGGTGGACGAGAAGTTTGCCGACTTTGGGTTCATCCCGAAGCCGCTGCTGAAGATGGAGCTGAAGACGCGCAACTTGCTGCCGCGCGTTGCCTATCGGCGCGGCGTGTTCGGCGAGGGTGTGCTGATCTCGCGCATCGATGGCCGGGCGCTGGTGAGCGTGGTGGACGGTTCGAACAGCGTGGTGCAGGACGTGGTGTCGTCCGTGTTCAACAACTCCCACTTCCTCGATCTGCACTTCAGCATCCACGATCAGGACGTGTTCTACTTCGTGAAGGACAACGTGATGAAGCTGCGCGATGATACGGAGGAGTTGCGCCGGCTTGGCGGTATGTTTAACATTTCCGCGCACGAAATCAACGATCATGGTGGAGCGAATGGGAAGGAACTGCGTCTGCACGGTCCGGATGCGGTCGTGATCATCAAGTACGGAGTTGATCCTGAGCAGGAGCGTCATCGAATTTTGAAGCACGCGCACAAACGGGCGGTCGAGCGGGCGTGGGAGCTGGAGAAGCAGCTGGTAGCGGCCGGATTCCAGGGCCGTGGCGATTGGACGGAGGAAGAGAAGGAGGAGCTGATCTCGCACGGCGATGTGGACGGATGGATCGGGGTGGACATACACAGCATCCACAAGTATCCGCAGCTGGCGGACGATCCGGGCAATGTGGCGTTCCAGCGGGACTCGAAGCGGAAGCGCCGAAAGAGCGGTGGAACTTCtagcggtggtggcggcggtggtcaTAAGGCAAAGCGAGAGCATCGTCACGAGACGATCATACTGCCATTGTCGGTGGCGTCCGTTGCACCATCGACTTCCGTGCCGACTTCTTCCATGTCGTCCGCTACGTCAACGTCAGCGTCAGCGCCTGCTTCCTCCTCGGTAGCATCGTCAGCGTCAGCGGCGTCATCGTCGGCGCCTACTTCCGCGTCCTCGGTGCCATCTTCGGTGCCGGCCGTCGTAGTGACGTCAGCCTCGGCAGCAACGGTACGGCCGAGCGCCTCCACGTGA